The following coding sequences lie in one Loxodonta africana isolate mLoxAfr1 chromosome X, mLoxAfr1.hap2, whole genome shotgun sequence genomic window:
- the FTSJ1 gene encoding tRNA (cytidine(32)/guanosine(34)-2'-O)-methyltransferase isoform X1, which yields MGRTSKDKRDVYYRLAKENGWRARSAFKLLQLDEEFQLFQGVMRAVDLCAAPGSWSQVLSQKIGGGHVVAVDLQAMAPLPGVLQIQGDITQLSTAKEIIQHFEGCPADLVVCDGAPDVTGLHDVDEYMQAQLLLAALNIATHVLKPGGCFVAKIFRGRDVTLIYSQLRVFFSSVVCAKPRSSRNSSIEAFAVCRGYDPPEGFIPDLTKPLLDHSYDPDFNQLDGPTRIIVPFVTCGDLSAYDSDRSYPLDLEDGSEYKYTPPMQPPISPPYQEACTLKKKGRLAKEIRPQETPISIVDVLPQPLAAPPRHTLLASEVWKHGQGPQYPFCEPTVTLSQRASFCPQIMWFWGPKFSSLPPNSYRMQWVKPGIINRKAQPSI from the exons ATGGGACGGACATCAAAGGACAAGCGGGATGTCTACTACCGCCTGGCCAAGGAGAATGGCTGGCGTGCCCGCAGTGCTTTCAAGCTACTACAGCTCGATGAGGAATTCCAACTCTTCCAAG GCGTGATGCGGGCCGTTGACCTGTGCGCAGCCCCGGGCAGCTGGAGCCAGGTGCTGAGCCAGAAAATTGG GGGTGGACATGTGGTGGCCGTGGACCTGCAGGCTATGGCTCCGCTGCCAGGTGTGTTACAGATACAGGGGGACATCACCCAG CTATCTACTGCCAAGGAGATCATTCAGCATTTTGAGGGCTGCCCTGCAGACCTAGTGGTGTGTGATGGGGCTCCTGATG TAACTGGCCTCCATGATGTGGATGAGTACATGCAGGCCCAGCTCCTCCTAGCT GCTCTGAACATTGCTACACACGTTTTGAAACCAGGGGGCTGCTTTGTGGCCAAG ATATTCCGAGGCCGTGATGTGACGCTGATCTATAGCCAGCTGCGGGTCTTCTTCTCCAGTGTGGTGTGTGCCAAGCCCAGGAGCAGCCGTAACTCCAGCATTG AGGCCTTCGCTGTCTGTCGGGGTTATGACCCTCCTGAGGGCTTCATACCAGACCTGACCAAACCTCTGCTAGACCATTCTTACG ACCCAGATTTCAACCAGCTGGATGGCCCCACCCGCATCATTGTGCCGTTTGTGACCTGCGGGGACCTGAGCGCCTATGATTCCGACCGCAGTTACCCACTGGAT CTAGAGGACGGCTCAGAGTACAAGTACACTCCGCCCATGCAGCCCCCCATCTCTCCACCGTACCAAGAGGCCTGCACACTGAAGAAGAAGGGGCGGCTGGCCAAGGAGATTCGTCCCCAGGAGACCCCTATCAGCATAGTGGATGTCTTGCCCCAACCCCTGGCTGCCCCACCACGCCACACCCTGCTGGCCTCTGAGGTCTGGAAACATGGCCAGGGCCCTCAGTACCCTTTCTGTGAACCCACAGTGACCCTCTCCCAGCGTGCCTCTTTCTGCCCCCAAATCATGTGGTTTTGGGGGCCAAAATTCTCTTCCCTGCCTCCCAACAGCTATAGAATGCAATGGGTAAAACCAGGCATAATAAACAGAAAAGCTCAGCCAAGTATCTGA
- the FTSJ1 gene encoding tRNA (cytidine(32)/guanosine(34)-2'-O)-methyltransferase isoform X5 has product MGRTSKDKRDVYYRLAKENGWRARSAFKLLQLDEEFQLFQGVMRAVDLCAAPGSWSQVLSQKIGGGHVVAVDLQAMAPLPGVLQIQGDITQLSTAKEIIQHFEGCPADLVVCDGAPDVTGLHDVDEYMQAQLLLAALNIATHVLKPGGCFVAKIFRGRDVTLIYSQLRVFFSSVVCAKPRSSRNSSIEAFAVCRGYDPPEGFIPDLTKPLLDHSYVSPPGGNSTSMWKFCPMRVFSLLSGEKRQRACSCGDYICETRPRFQPAGWPHPHHCAVCDLRGPERL; this is encoded by the exons ATGGGACGGACATCAAAGGACAAGCGGGATGTCTACTACCGCCTGGCCAAGGAGAATGGCTGGCGTGCCCGCAGTGCTTTCAAGCTACTACAGCTCGATGAGGAATTCCAACTCTTCCAAG GCGTGATGCGGGCCGTTGACCTGTGCGCAGCCCCGGGCAGCTGGAGCCAGGTGCTGAGCCAGAAAATTGG GGGTGGACATGTGGTGGCCGTGGACCTGCAGGCTATGGCTCCGCTGCCAGGTGTGTTACAGATACAGGGGGACATCACCCAG CTATCTACTGCCAAGGAGATCATTCAGCATTTTGAGGGCTGCCCTGCAGACCTAGTGGTGTGTGATGGGGCTCCTGATG TAACTGGCCTCCATGATGTGGATGAGTACATGCAGGCCCAGCTCCTCCTAGCT GCTCTGAACATTGCTACACACGTTTTGAAACCAGGGGGCTGCTTTGTGGCCAAG ATATTCCGAGGCCGTGATGTGACGCTGATCTATAGCCAGCTGCGGGTCTTCTTCTCCAGTGTGGTGTGTGCCAAGCCCAGGAGCAGCCGTAACTCCAGCATTG AGGCCTTCGCTGTCTGTCGGGGTTATGACCCTCCTGAGGGCTTCATACCAGACCTGACCAAACCTCTGCTAGACCATTCTTACG TCTCACCCCCAGGTGGAAACTCTACTTCTATGTGGAAATTTTGCCCCATGAGGGTTTTTAGCCTCCTCTCtggggaaaaaagacaaagagcctGTTCTTGTGGAGATTACATTTGTGAGACAAG ACCCAGATTTCAACCAGCTGGATGGCCCCACCCGCATCATTGTGCCGTTTGTGACCTGCGGGGACCTGAGCGCCTATGA
- the FTSJ1 gene encoding tRNA (cytidine(32)/guanosine(34)-2'-O)-methyltransferase isoform X3 — MGRTSKDKRDVYYRLAKENGWRARSAFKLLQLDEEFQLFQGVMRAVDLCAAPGSWSQVLSQKIGGGHVVAVDLQAMAPLPGVLQIQGDITQLSTAKEIIQHFEGCPADLVVCDGAPDVTGLHDVDEYMQAQLLLAALNIATHVLKPGGCFVAKIFRGRDVTLIYSQLRVFFSSVVCAKPRSSRNSSIEAFAVCRGYDPPEGFIPDLTKPLLDHSYDPDFNQLDGPTRIIVPFVTCGDLSAYDSDRSYPLDLEDGSEYKYTPPMQPPISPPYQEACTLKKKGRLAKEIRPQETPISIVDVLPQPLAAPPRHTLLASEVEDSDMNCSP; from the exons ATGGGACGGACATCAAAGGACAAGCGGGATGTCTACTACCGCCTGGCCAAGGAGAATGGCTGGCGTGCCCGCAGTGCTTTCAAGCTACTACAGCTCGATGAGGAATTCCAACTCTTCCAAG GCGTGATGCGGGCCGTTGACCTGTGCGCAGCCCCGGGCAGCTGGAGCCAGGTGCTGAGCCAGAAAATTGG GGGTGGACATGTGGTGGCCGTGGACCTGCAGGCTATGGCTCCGCTGCCAGGTGTGTTACAGATACAGGGGGACATCACCCAG CTATCTACTGCCAAGGAGATCATTCAGCATTTTGAGGGCTGCCCTGCAGACCTAGTGGTGTGTGATGGGGCTCCTGATG TAACTGGCCTCCATGATGTGGATGAGTACATGCAGGCCCAGCTCCTCCTAGCT GCTCTGAACATTGCTACACACGTTTTGAAACCAGGGGGCTGCTTTGTGGCCAAG ATATTCCGAGGCCGTGATGTGACGCTGATCTATAGCCAGCTGCGGGTCTTCTTCTCCAGTGTGGTGTGTGCCAAGCCCAGGAGCAGCCGTAACTCCAGCATTG AGGCCTTCGCTGTCTGTCGGGGTTATGACCCTCCTGAGGGCTTCATACCAGACCTGACCAAACCTCTGCTAGACCATTCTTACG ACCCAGATTTCAACCAGCTGGATGGCCCCACCCGCATCATTGTGCCGTTTGTGACCTGCGGGGACCTGAGCGCCTATGATTCCGACCGCAGTTACCCACTGGAT CTAGAGGACGGCTCAGAGTACAAGTACACTCCGCCCATGCAGCCCCCCATCTCTCCACCGTACCAAGAGGCCTGCACACTGAAGAAGAAGGGGCGGCTGGCCAAGGAGATTCGTCCCCAGGAGACCCCTATCAGCATAGTGGATGTCTTGCCCCAACCCCTGGCTGCCCCACCACGCCACACCCTGCTGGCCTCTGAG GTGGAAGACAGTGATATGAATTGTTCACCTTAA
- the FTSJ1 gene encoding tRNA (cytidine(32)/guanosine(34)-2'-O)-methyltransferase isoform X2 encodes MRAVDLCAAPGSWSQVLSQKIGGGHVVAVDLQAMAPLPGVLQIQGDITQLSTAKEIIQHFEGCPADLVVCDGAPDVTGLHDVDEYMQAQLLLAALNIATHVLKPGGCFVAKIFRGRDVTLIYSQLRVFFSSVVCAKPRSSRNSSIEAFAVCRGYDPPEGFIPDLTKPLLDHSYDPDFNQLDGPTRIIVPFVTCGDLSAYDSDRSYPLDLEDGSEYKYTPPMQPPISPPYQEACTLKKKGRLAKEIRPQETPISIVDVLPQPLAAPPRHTLLASEVWKHGQGPQYPFCEPTVTLSQRASFCPQIMWFWGPKFSSLPPNSYRMQWVKPGIINRKAQPSI; translated from the exons ATGCGGGCCGTTGACCTGTGCGCAGCCCCGGGCAGCTGGAGCCAGGTGCTGAGCCAGAAAATTGG GGGTGGACATGTGGTGGCCGTGGACCTGCAGGCTATGGCTCCGCTGCCAGGTGTGTTACAGATACAGGGGGACATCACCCAG CTATCTACTGCCAAGGAGATCATTCAGCATTTTGAGGGCTGCCCTGCAGACCTAGTGGTGTGTGATGGGGCTCCTGATG TAACTGGCCTCCATGATGTGGATGAGTACATGCAGGCCCAGCTCCTCCTAGCT GCTCTGAACATTGCTACACACGTTTTGAAACCAGGGGGCTGCTTTGTGGCCAAG ATATTCCGAGGCCGTGATGTGACGCTGATCTATAGCCAGCTGCGGGTCTTCTTCTCCAGTGTGGTGTGTGCCAAGCCCAGGAGCAGCCGTAACTCCAGCATTG AGGCCTTCGCTGTCTGTCGGGGTTATGACCCTCCTGAGGGCTTCATACCAGACCTGACCAAACCTCTGCTAGACCATTCTTACG ACCCAGATTTCAACCAGCTGGATGGCCCCACCCGCATCATTGTGCCGTTTGTGACCTGCGGGGACCTGAGCGCCTATGATTCCGACCGCAGTTACCCACTGGAT CTAGAGGACGGCTCAGAGTACAAGTACACTCCGCCCATGCAGCCCCCCATCTCTCCACCGTACCAAGAGGCCTGCACACTGAAGAAGAAGGGGCGGCTGGCCAAGGAGATTCGTCCCCAGGAGACCCCTATCAGCATAGTGGATGTCTTGCCCCAACCCCTGGCTGCCCCACCACGCCACACCCTGCTGGCCTCTGAGGTCTGGAAACATGGCCAGGGCCCTCAGTACCCTTTCTGTGAACCCACAGTGACCCTCTCCCAGCGTGCCTCTTTCTGCCCCCAAATCATGTGGTTTTGGGGGCCAAAATTCTCTTCCCTGCCTCCCAACAGCTATAGAATGCAATGGGTAAAACCAGGCATAATAAACAGAAAAGCTCAGCCAAGTATCTGA
- the FTSJ1 gene encoding tRNA (cytidine(32)/guanosine(34)-2'-O)-methyltransferase isoform X4 → MWWPWTCRLWLRCQLSTAKEIIQHFEGCPADLVVCDGAPDVTGLHDVDEYMQAQLLLAALNIATHVLKPGGCFVAKIFRGRDVTLIYSQLRVFFSSVVCAKPRSSRNSSIEAFAVCRGYDPPEGFIPDLTKPLLDHSYDPDFNQLDGPTRIIVPFVTCGDLSAYDSDRSYPLDLEDGSEYKYTPPMQPPISPPYQEACTLKKKGRLAKEIRPQETPISIVDVLPQPLAAPPRHTLLASEVWKHGQGPQYPFCEPTVTLSQRASFCPQIMWFWGPKFSSLPPNSYRMQWVKPGIINRKAQPSI, encoded by the exons ATGTGGTGGCCGTGGACCTGCAGGCTATGGCTCCGCTGCCAG CTATCTACTGCCAAGGAGATCATTCAGCATTTTGAGGGCTGCCCTGCAGACCTAGTGGTGTGTGATGGGGCTCCTGATG TAACTGGCCTCCATGATGTGGATGAGTACATGCAGGCCCAGCTCCTCCTAGCT GCTCTGAACATTGCTACACACGTTTTGAAACCAGGGGGCTGCTTTGTGGCCAAG ATATTCCGAGGCCGTGATGTGACGCTGATCTATAGCCAGCTGCGGGTCTTCTTCTCCAGTGTGGTGTGTGCCAAGCCCAGGAGCAGCCGTAACTCCAGCATTG AGGCCTTCGCTGTCTGTCGGGGTTATGACCCTCCTGAGGGCTTCATACCAGACCTGACCAAACCTCTGCTAGACCATTCTTACG ACCCAGATTTCAACCAGCTGGATGGCCCCACCCGCATCATTGTGCCGTTTGTGACCTGCGGGGACCTGAGCGCCTATGATTCCGACCGCAGTTACCCACTGGAT CTAGAGGACGGCTCAGAGTACAAGTACACTCCGCCCATGCAGCCCCCCATCTCTCCACCGTACCAAGAGGCCTGCACACTGAAGAAGAAGGGGCGGCTGGCCAAGGAGATTCGTCCCCAGGAGACCCCTATCAGCATAGTGGATGTCTTGCCCCAACCCCTGGCTGCCCCACCACGCCACACCCTGCTGGCCTCTGAGGTCTGGAAACATGGCCAGGGCCCTCAGTACCCTTTCTGTGAACCCACAGTGACCCTCTCCCAGCGTGCCTCTTTCTGCCCCCAAATCATGTGGTTTTGGGGGCCAAAATTCTCTTCCCTGCCTCCCAACAGCTATAGAATGCAATGGGTAAAACCAGGCATAATAAACAGAAAAGCTCAGCCAAGTATCTGA
- the LOC135228908 gene encoding TBC1 domain family member 25-like isoform X2 codes for MATVSGSPDLAGSGAPPPGGGAQAVAAEEEEREVVRVRVKKCESFLPPEFRSFAVDPQITSLDVLQHILIRAFDLNGWISSYASTIC; via the exons TGGCAACGGTCTCAGGGTCTCCGGACTTGGCCGGCTCCGGCGCGCCTCCGCCCGGCGGGGGAGCACAGGCGGTGGCGGCTGAGGAAGAGGAGCGGGAGGTTGTGCGGGTCCGAGTCAAG AAGTGTGAGAGCTTCTTGCCGCCTGAGTTCCGTTCCTTCGCTGTCGACCCCCAGATCACGTCTCTGGATGTGTTACAGCACATCCTCATCCGAGCTTTTGACTTGAATGG atggatatccagttatgccagcaccatttgttag
- the LOC135228908 gene encoding TBC1 domain family member 25-like isoform X3 produces MATVSGSPDLAGSGAPPPGGGAQAVAAEEEEREVVRVRVKKCESFLPPEFRSFAVDPQITSLDVLQHILIRAFDLNG; encoded by the exons TGGCAACGGTCTCAGGGTCTCCGGACTTGGCCGGCTCCGGCGCGCCTCCGCCCGGCGGGGGAGCACAGGCGGTGGCGGCTGAGGAAGAGGAGCGGGAGGTTGTGCGGGTCCGAGTCAAG AAGTGTGAGAGCTTCTTGCCGCCTGAGTTCCGTTCCTTCGCTGTCGACCCCCAGATCACGTCTCTGGATGTGTTACAGCACATCCTCATCCGAGCTTTTGACTTGAATGG gtga
- the LOC135228908 gene encoding uncharacterized protein LOC135228908 isoform X1, with the protein MATVSGSPDLAGSGAPPPGGGAQAVAAEEEEREVVRVRVKKCESFLPPEFRSFAVDPQITSLDVLQHILIRAFDLNGKTRWCPATTDDCPDREHNREPLREQESSGMKTPNSHKTRLNGLTETGRTPVVMARRPSVAPGQEPFLKPTLQTWIGLDSGLERDAGEE; encoded by the exons TGGCAACGGTCTCAGGGTCTCCGGACTTGGCCGGCTCCGGCGCGCCTCCGCCCGGCGGGGGAGCACAGGCGGTGGCGGCTGAGGAAGAGGAGCGGGAGGTTGTGCGGGTCCGAGTCAAG AAGTGTGAGAGCTTCTTGCCGCCTGAGTTCCGTTCCTTCGCTGTCGACCCCCAGATCACGTCTCTGGATGTGTTACAGCACATCCTCATCCGAGCTTTTGACTTGAATGG aaaaactagatggtgcccggctacaaccgatgactgccctgacagggaacacaacagagaacccctgagggagcaggagagcagcgggatgaagaccccaaattctcataagaccagacttaatggtctgactgagactggaaggaccccggtggtcatggcccgcagaccttctgttgccccaggacaggaaccattcctgaagccaactcttcagacatggattggactggacagtgggttggagagggatgctggtgaggagtga